Proteins encoded by one window of Actinocorallia herbida:
- a CDS encoding carboxyl transferase domain-containing protein, whose translation MFTRIAIVNRGEAAMRLIHAVRDIAAETGTRIETVALHTDVDRASAFVREADLAYDLGPASLRPYLDLKVLEKALKETGADAAWVGWGFVAEDPAFAELCEEIGVAFVGPSPDAMRKLGDKIGAKLIAEEVGVPVAPWSRGAVETLDAAIASASQVGYPLMLKATAGGGGRGIRVITNEAELADAYERTSQEAARAFGSGVVFLERLVTGARHVEVQVIADGQGTAWALGVRDCSVQRRNQKVIEESASPVLSPEQVAEVKASAERLAIKVGYRGAATVEFLYHPGERLFAFLEVNTRLQVEHPITESTTGFDLVKAQLHVASGGRLEGVIPAERGHAVEARLNAEDPDRDFAPSPGRIARFDLPVGPGIRVDTGFAEGDVIPADFDSMIAKIIAYGRDREEALGRLRRAMQQTTVVIEGGTTNKSFVIELLDRPEVIDGSADTGWIDRIRAEGGLVAHRHSAVALAAAAIEAYEEEEGAERQRLLSTASGGRPQVQHESGRPLDLKLRGASYRVRVARVGPHRFRVGVEAGEDVRTADVELERFDRYTGRITVNGARYRLLTGTHGPVHLVEVDGVTHRVSRDEGGVVRSPTPALVVATPLAVGAEVEAGAPVLVLESMKMETVLRAPFRARLKEITVTVGSQVESGAALLRLEPLEDAGADEAAVTESIELDLPAAPASVSARESAERGLEDLRSLLLGFDVDPHDERRVLNGYLAHRGGAAEDGHKILACELALVEVFTDLAELSRNRPTGEEPGHVHSAREHFHTYLQSLDVERAALPETVKAALGQALAHYGVTELDRTPALEAAVFRIFLAQQRASADAAVVTALLRAWLLEPTPDALIGEQAGPALERLATATQVRFPAIADLARGVAFAWFGQPLLRRNRARVYTDVRRHLRVLDTAPQAADRDERIAEMVRSTQPLVRLLAQRLTREAGPDNSVMLEVLTRRYYGNKGLTGVRTSEAAGCTFVVAERAGSRLVSAAVRFEALGGALDGLAELAGDGGEIDADVYLAWEGQPDDFEAMAAALHEVVAAHPLPGRVRRLTLTVAGSRGAVMHHHFTFRPSAEGITEDRLIRGLHPYIAQRMQMERLHRFDLTRLPSLDEEVYLFRGVARDNASDDRLVAFAQVRDLTELRDADGRLVALPTAEFTVAACLDSIRRAQSLRPSKTRFNTNRVVVYVWPPSDLPRTELEMLAERILPRTSGAGLEEILFIARERDQETGVLEKVAMRIAFDATGNAELTIGEPPTEAIEPVDGYRLKVLRAGSRNTVYPYELTGQLGDFTEYDLDAAHALVPVDRAKGGNKAAIVAGVVSTPTELHPEGVKRVVLLGDPTKSLGALSEPECRRVIAALDLAESLRVPLEWYALSSGARISMESGTENMDWVAAALKRIVEFTQDGGEINIVVAGINVGAQPYWNAEATMLMHTKGILVMTPDSAMVLTGKQSLDFSGGVSAEDNFGIGGYDRVMGPNGQAQYWAPNLLAARDVLMAHYAHSYVAPGETSPRQAVTTDPANRDVSDFPHVLEGSDFTTVGEIFSSAANPDRKKPFDIRTVMRALSDQDHPVLERWAGMADADTAVVQDVHLDGIPVCLLGIESQAVQRRGFPPTDGPDSYTAGTLFPKSSKKAARAINAASGNRPLVVLANLSGFDGSPESMRSLQLEYGAEIGRAIVNFRGPIVFCVISRYHGGAFVVFSKALNPNMTVLALEGSFASVLGGAPAAAVVFSGEVGARTSADPRVRDLEGRLAAASASPERAALTAELGDLRSSVRAEKISEVAAEFDRIHNIHRAVEVGSVDAVITAADLRPRIITSIRAGLS comes from the coding sequence GTGTTCACTCGCATTGCCATCGTCAACCGCGGGGAAGCCGCCATGCGGCTCATTCACGCGGTACGTGACATCGCAGCGGAGACCGGGACACGGATCGAGACCGTCGCCCTGCATACCGACGTCGACCGGGCGTCGGCGTTCGTACGTGAAGCCGACCTCGCCTACGATCTCGGCCCCGCCTCGCTGCGCCCCTACCTCGACCTGAAGGTGCTGGAGAAGGCGCTGAAGGAGACCGGGGCGGACGCCGCCTGGGTCGGCTGGGGCTTCGTCGCGGAGGACCCGGCGTTCGCGGAGCTGTGCGAGGAGATCGGGGTCGCCTTCGTCGGGCCGAGCCCGGACGCCATGCGCAAGCTCGGCGACAAGATCGGCGCGAAGCTGATCGCCGAGGAGGTCGGCGTGCCCGTCGCGCCGTGGAGCCGCGGCGCGGTGGAGACCCTTGACGCGGCGATCGCGTCGGCGTCCCAGGTCGGCTACCCGCTCATGCTGAAGGCGACCGCGGGCGGCGGCGGGCGCGGCATCCGGGTGATCACCAACGAGGCCGAGCTGGCCGACGCCTACGAGCGCACCAGCCAGGAGGCGGCCCGCGCGTTCGGCAGCGGCGTGGTCTTCCTCGAACGGCTGGTCACCGGCGCGCGGCACGTCGAGGTCCAGGTGATCGCCGACGGCCAGGGCACCGCGTGGGCCCTGGGCGTCCGGGACTGCTCGGTGCAGCGCCGCAACCAGAAGGTGATCGAGGAGTCGGCATCGCCGGTCCTGTCCCCCGAGCAGGTCGCCGAGGTGAAGGCCTCGGCCGAGCGGCTCGCGATCAAGGTCGGCTACCGGGGCGCGGCCACCGTCGAGTTCCTGTACCACCCGGGTGAGCGGCTGTTCGCGTTCCTCGAGGTCAACACCCGCCTCCAGGTCGAGCACCCGATCACCGAGTCGACGACCGGGTTCGACCTGGTCAAGGCCCAGCTGCACGTGGCGTCCGGCGGCCGCCTGGAAGGCGTGATCCCGGCCGAGCGCGGCCACGCCGTCGAGGCCAGGCTCAACGCCGAGGACCCCGACCGCGACTTCGCGCCCTCCCCCGGCCGCATCGCCAGGTTCGACCTGCCCGTCGGCCCCGGCATCCGGGTCGACACCGGCTTCGCCGAGGGCGACGTCATCCCCGCCGACTTCGACTCGATGATCGCCAAGATCATCGCCTACGGCCGGGACCGCGAGGAGGCCCTCGGGCGCCTGCGCCGCGCCATGCAGCAGACGACCGTCGTCATCGAGGGCGGGACGACCAACAAGAGCTTCGTGATCGAACTGCTCGACCGGCCCGAGGTGATCGACGGCTCCGCCGACACCGGCTGGATCGACCGGATCCGGGCCGAAGGCGGGCTCGTCGCGCACCGGCACTCGGCCGTCGCGCTGGCCGCGGCCGCGATCGAGGCGTACGAGGAGGAAGAGGGCGCCGAGCGGCAGCGGCTGCTGTCGACCGCGTCCGGGGGCCGGCCGCAGGTCCAGCACGAGAGCGGCAGGCCGCTCGACCTCAAGCTGCGCGGCGCGTCCTACCGGGTGCGCGTCGCCCGGGTCGGGCCGCACCGCTTCCGGGTCGGCGTCGAGGCGGGCGAGGACGTCCGCACCGCCGACGTCGAACTCGAGCGCTTCGACCGGTACACCGGGCGGATCACCGTCAACGGAGCGCGCTACCGGCTCCTCACCGGAACGCACGGGCCCGTCCACCTCGTCGAGGTCGACGGCGTCACCCACCGGGTCAGCCGGGACGAGGGCGGCGTCGTCCGGTCGCCCACTCCCGCCCTGGTCGTCGCCACGCCGCTGGCCGTCGGGGCCGAGGTCGAGGCGGGCGCGCCGGTCCTGGTGCTGGAGAGCATGAAGATGGAGACGGTGCTGCGCGCGCCGTTCCGGGCCCGGCTCAAGGAGATCACGGTCACCGTCGGCAGCCAGGTCGAGAGCGGCGCCGCGCTGCTCAGGCTCGAGCCGCTGGAGGACGCCGGCGCCGACGAGGCCGCCGTCACCGAGTCCATCGAACTCGACCTGCCCGCCGCGCCCGCCTCCGTCTCCGCGCGGGAGAGCGCCGAGCGCGGCCTGGAGGACCTGCGCAGCCTGCTCCTCGGCTTCGACGTCGACCCGCACGACGAGCGCCGCGTCCTCAACGGCTACCTCGCCCACCGCGGCGGGGCCGCCGAGGACGGGCACAAGATCCTCGCCTGCGAACTCGCCCTCGTCGAGGTGTTCACCGACCTCGCCGAGCTCAGCCGCAACCGGCCGACCGGCGAGGAGCCCGGCCATGTGCACAGCGCCCGCGAGCACTTCCACACCTATCTCCAGAGCCTCGACGTCGAGCGGGCCGCGCTGCCCGAGACGGTGAAGGCCGCCCTCGGCCAGGCACTCGCCCACTACGGCGTCACCGAGCTGGACCGCACGCCCGCCCTCGAGGCCGCGGTGTTCCGGATCTTCCTCGCCCAGCAGCGGGCGTCCGCCGACGCGGCCGTCGTCACCGCGCTGCTGCGCGCGTGGCTGCTGGAGCCGACCCCGGACGCGCTGATCGGCGAGCAGGCCGGACCCGCGCTGGAGCGCCTGGCGACGGCCACGCAGGTGCGCTTCCCGGCCATCGCCGACCTCGCGCGCGGTGTCGCGTTCGCCTGGTTCGGCCAGCCGCTGCTGCGCCGCAACCGCGCCCGCGTCTACACCGACGTCCGGCGGCACCTGCGGGTGCTGGACACCGCGCCGCAGGCCGCCGACCGGGACGAGCGGATCGCGGAGATGGTCCGCAGCACCCAGCCGCTCGTGCGGCTGCTCGCGCAGCGGCTCACCCGGGAGGCAGGTCCGGACAATTCGGTCATGCTCGAGGTCCTGACCCGTCGCTACTACGGCAACAAGGGCCTGACCGGCGTCCGCACCAGCGAAGCCGCGGGCTGCACGTTCGTCGTCGCCGAGCGCGCCGGCTCCCGGCTCGTCTCGGCCGCCGTGCGGTTCGAGGCCCTGGGCGGGGCCCTCGACGGGCTCGCCGAACTGGCCGGCGACGGCGGCGAGATCGACGCCGACGTCTACCTGGCGTGGGAGGGCCAGCCCGACGACTTCGAGGCGATGGCGGCGGCGCTGCACGAGGTCGTCGCGGCCCACCCGCTGCCCGGCCGGGTCCGGCGCCTGACCCTCACCGTCGCGGGCAGCCGCGGCGCGGTCATGCACCACCACTTCACGTTCCGCCCGTCCGCCGAGGGCATCACCGAAGACCGGCTGATCCGCGGCCTGCACCCCTACATCGCCCAGCGCATGCAGATGGAGCGGCTGCACCGGTTCGACCTGACCCGGCTGCCGTCGCTGGACGAGGAGGTCTACCTCTTCCGCGGCGTCGCCCGTGACAACGCCTCCGACGACCGGCTCGTCGCGTTCGCCCAGGTCCGCGACCTGACCGAGCTGCGCGACGCCGACGGCAGGCTCGTCGCGCTGCCGACCGCCGAGTTCACCGTCGCGGCGTGCCTCGACTCGATCCGGCGGGCCCAGTCGCTGCGGCCGTCCAAGACCCGGTTCAACACCAACCGCGTCGTGGTCTACGTCTGGCCGCCGAGCGACCTGCCCCGCACCGAACTGGAGATGCTCGCCGAGCGGATCCTGCCCCGCACGTCGGGCGCGGGCCTGGAGGAGATCCTGTTCATCGCGCGCGAGCGCGACCAGGAGACCGGGGTGCTGGAGAAGGTCGCGATGCGGATCGCCTTCGACGCCACCGGCAACGCCGAGCTGACGATCGGGGAACCGCCGACCGAGGCCATCGAACCCGTCGACGGGTACCGGCTGAAGGTGCTCCGCGCGGGCAGCCGCAACACCGTCTACCCCTACGAACTGACGGGCCAGCTCGGCGACTTCACCGAGTACGACCTCGACGCGGCGCACGCCCTCGTGCCCGTCGACCGGGCGAAGGGCGGCAACAAGGCCGCGATCGTCGCCGGTGTCGTCTCCACGCCGACCGAGCTGCACCCCGAGGGCGTCAAGCGGGTGGTCCTGCTCGGCGACCCGACCAAGTCGCTCGGCGCGCTGTCGGAGCCCGAGTGCCGGCGCGTCATCGCCGCGCTCGACCTCGCCGAGTCGCTGCGCGTGCCGCTGGAGTGGTACGCGCTGTCGTCCGGCGCCCGGATCTCGATGGAGTCCGGCACCGAGAACATGGACTGGGTCGCCGCCGCGCTCAAGCGGATCGTCGAGTTCACCCAGGACGGCGGCGAGATCAACATCGTCGTCGCGGGCATCAACGTCGGCGCCCAGCCGTACTGGAACGCCGAGGCGACGATGCTCATGCACACCAAGGGCATCCTGGTGATGACGCCCGACTCGGCGATGGTCCTCACCGGCAAGCAGTCCCTGGACTTCTCCGGCGGCGTGTCGGCCGAGGACAACTTCGGCATCGGCGGCTACGACCGGGTCATGGGGCCGAACGGCCAGGCGCAGTACTGGGCGCCGAACCTGCTCGCCGCGCGGGACGTGCTGATGGCGCACTACGCGCACTCCTACGTCGCGCCGGGCGAGACCTCGCCCCGGCAGGCCGTGACCACCGACCCGGCGAACCGTGACGTCTCGGACTTCCCGCACGTGCTGGAAGGCAGCGACTTCACTACGGTCGGGGAGATCTTCTCCTCCGCGGCGAACCCCGACCGGAAGAAGCCGTTCGACATCCGGACCGTCATGCGGGCCCTGTCGGACCAGGACCACCCGGTGCTGGAGCGCTGGGCGGGCATGGCCGACGCCGACACGGCGGTCGTCCAGGACGTCCACCTCGACGGGATCCCCGTCTGCCTGCTCGGGATCGAGTCCCAGGCCGTCCAGCGGCGGGGGTTCCCGCCCACCGACGGGCCCGACTCCTACACGGCGGGGACGCTGTTCCCCAAGTCGTCGAAGAAGGCGGCGCGGGCGATCAACGCGGCGAGCGGGAACCGTCCGCTGGTCGTGCTGGCCAACCTGTCGGGCTTCGACGGGTCGCCGGAGTCGATGCGCAGCCTCCAGCTGGAGTACGGCGCGGAGATCGGGCGGGCCATCGTCAACTTCCGCGGGCCCATCGTGTTCTGCGTGATCTCCCGGTACCACGGCGGCGCGTTCGTCGTGTTCTCCAAGGCGCTCAACCCGAACATGACGGTGCTGGCGC
- a CDS encoding NADH:flavin oxidoreductase, which translates to MSQIASPDALAAPLVLGRGPAWPNRFAVAPLTNLQSPDGVLSEDEYAWLVRRAEGGFGMVMTCAAHVSQAGQAFPGQLAAWDDRFLPGLTRLAAGIAAAGGVATLQLHHGGRRGDARLSGVPVVAPWDDPAKRARALTTDEVERVVADFVAGAVRAERAGFHGVEVHGAHGYLVCQFLSPRNTRADRYGGSFENRRRMLWEVLRGIREATGPGFQLGLRLTPERSGIPLAEARALAADVLASGLLDYLDMSLWDAFKETHEEEHRDRLLIEHFTTLPRGATKLGVAGKITSAPDAAWCLDKGADFVLIGAGAVVHHDFPALALADPGFRLVHPRPREHFVAESVGPRFLDYLATQWTDFVS; encoded by the coding sequence ATGTCTCAGATCGCCTCCCCTGACGCCCTCGCCGCGCCCCTCGTGCTCGGCCGCGGCCCCGCCTGGCCGAACCGCTTCGCGGTCGCGCCGCTCACCAACCTCCAGAGCCCCGACGGCGTGCTGTCCGAGGACGAGTACGCGTGGCTCGTCCGGCGGGCCGAGGGCGGGTTCGGGATGGTCATGACCTGCGCCGCGCACGTCTCGCAGGCGGGGCAGGCGTTTCCGGGGCAGCTCGCCGCGTGGGACGACCGCTTCCTGCCGGGCCTGACCCGGCTGGCCGCCGGGATCGCCGCGGCCGGGGGCGTGGCCACGCTCCAGCTCCACCACGGCGGCCGCCGCGGCGACGCCAGGCTGTCGGGCGTGCCCGTGGTCGCGCCCTGGGACGACCCCGCCAAGCGCGCCAGGGCGCTCACCACCGACGAGGTCGAGCGGGTCGTCGCGGACTTCGTCGCGGGGGCCGTCCGGGCCGAGCGCGCGGGGTTCCACGGGGTCGAGGTGCACGGCGCGCACGGCTACCTCGTCTGCCAGTTCCTCAGCCCCAGGAACACCCGCGCCGACCGCTACGGCGGCTCGTTCGAGAACCGGCGGCGGATGCTGTGGGAGGTGCTCCGCGGCATCCGCGAGGCGACCGGCCCCGGCTTCCAGCTCGGCCTGCGCCTGACCCCGGAGCGCAGCGGCATCCCGCTCGCCGAGGCCCGCGCCCTCGCCGCCGACGTCCTGGCCTCCGGCCTCCTGGACTACCTCGACATGTCCCTGTGGGACGCGTTCAAGGAGACCCACGAAGAGGAGCACCGCGACAGGCTCCTCATCGAGCACTTCACGACCCTCCCCCGCGGCGCCACGAAGCTGGGCGTCGCCGGAAAGATCACCTCGGCGCCGGACGCCGCCTGGTGCCTGGACAAGGGCGCCGACTTCGTCCTGATCGGCGCGGGCGCCGTCGTCCACCACGACTTCCCCGCCCTGGCCCTGGCCGACCCCGGCTTCCGCCTCGTCCACCCGAGGCCGCGCGAGCACTTCGTCGCCGAGTCCGTCGGCCCCCGTTTCCTGGACTACCTCGCCACCCAGTGGACCGACTTCGTCTCCTGA
- a CDS encoding VWA domain-containing protein, producing MRRPRRLIAGLAACALLLLGTACTGDPPAVRLRVLASPELTDMAPLLAGLRADTGIELVLDHRGTVEASRLLAAGGTGHDLAWLSDDRYLQLLLQEAADPPLYPLSAKTMTSPVVFGIRPEAAARLRREAGDPRLSWADLADGAAEGLVRFGMADPRSANSGLSALVGIATAAAGTGGALRPEDVACDRLRGLFSGQTLTAPTSDALVDAFVAGQDETDALIGYESTLLALNASGRLREPLEIVYPEDGIVLSEYPLLLLDPDRRAAYDEVVAWLKRPETQRRIMARTLRRPVVPEVERDARLRAEIGNALYFPGRAEVVERLLADHEAARAPGQVVFVLDYSGSMRGARIKALRAAFAGLDGADTSPSGKFARFYRGERFILIRFGDGVRAERDVTLTGTAEAAAVHDFLGADEFSRTTAVWSALDHAYRRAAELRRADPARPTTVVLMTDGLSNAGIGFAEFVRRYRALPAETREVPTYAIRFGEADPAELRRAAETTGGRMVDATASSLEAAFKETRGCR from the coding sequence GTGAGGCGGCCGCGGCGCCTGATCGCCGGTCTCGCGGCCTGCGCGCTGCTCCTCCTCGGCACCGCGTGCACCGGCGACCCGCCCGCGGTCAGGCTGCGGGTGCTGGCCAGCCCCGAGCTCACCGACATGGCCCCGCTGCTCGCCGGGCTGCGCGCGGACACCGGGATCGAGCTCGTCCTCGACCACCGCGGCACCGTGGAGGCGTCCCGCCTCCTCGCGGCCGGCGGCACCGGCCACGACCTCGCCTGGCTGTCCGACGACCGCTACCTCCAGCTCCTGCTCCAGGAGGCGGCCGACCCGCCGCTGTACCCGCTGTCCGCCAAGACGATGACCTCCCCCGTGGTGTTCGGGATCCGGCCGGAGGCAGCCGCGCGGCTCCGGCGCGAGGCCGGGGACCCCCGGCTGTCCTGGGCCGACCTCGCCGATGGCGCGGCCGAGGGGCTCGTGCGCTTCGGGATGGCCGACCCGCGCAGCGCCAACAGCGGGCTCTCCGCCCTGGTCGGGATCGCGACCGCCGCCGCGGGCACCGGCGGGGCGCTGCGCCCCGAGGACGTCGCCTGCGACAGGTTGCGCGGCCTGTTCTCCGGCCAGACGCTCACCGCCCCGACGTCCGACGCGCTCGTCGACGCGTTCGTGGCGGGCCAGGACGAGACGGACGCGCTGATCGGGTACGAGTCGACGCTGCTGGCGCTCAACGCGAGCGGACGGCTCCGCGAACCGCTGGAGATCGTCTATCCCGAGGACGGGATCGTGCTGTCGGAGTACCCGCTGCTCCTCCTCGATCCGGATCGCCGCGCCGCGTACGACGAGGTCGTGGCCTGGCTGAAGCGGCCGGAGACCCAGCGGAGGATCATGGCGCGGACGCTGCGCCGCCCCGTCGTGCCCGAGGTCGAGCGGGACGCCAGGCTGCGCGCCGAGATCGGGAACGCCCTCTACTTCCCGGGCCGGGCCGAGGTCGTCGAAAGGCTGCTCGCCGACCACGAGGCGGCCCGCGCCCCCGGCCAGGTGGTCTTCGTGCTCGACTACTCAGGGTCGATGCGGGGCGCGCGGATCAAAGCACTGCGGGCGGCCTTCGCGGGCCTCGACGGTGCGGATACGTCGCCCTCCGGGAAGTTCGCGCGGTTCTACCGGGGTGAGAGGTTCATCCTGATCCGCTTCGGCGACGGCGTGCGGGCCGAGCGGGACGTCACCCTCACCGGCACCGCCGAGGCCGCCGCCGTCCACGACTTCCTCGGCGCCGACGAGTTCAGCCGCACCACCGCGGTGTGGTCCGCGCTCGACCACGCCTACCGCCGCGCGGCCGAGCTCAGGCGCGCCGACCCGGCGCGGCCGACGACCGTCGTGCTGATGACCGACGGGCTGAGCAACGCCGGCATCGGGTTCGCGGAGTTCGTCCGCAGGTACCGCGCCCTGCCCGCGGAGACGCGCGAGGTGCCCACCTACGCCATCCGGTTCGGCGAGGCCGACCCGGCCGAACTGCGCCGAGCCGCTGAGACGACCGGGGGCCGCATGGTGGACGCGACCGCGTCCTCGCTGGAGGCCGCCTTCAAGGAGACCCGTGGCTGCCGCTGA
- a CDS encoding pyridoxamine 5'-phosphate oxidase family protein — protein sequence MGVNQRGKITMTDEEVAAFLNEQRVATLATNGPSGRPHLVAMWYAVLDGVLWFETKAKSQKAANLRRDGNVTVMVEAGHTYDQLRGVSLEGTAVVVDDPAALWEVGVSVWERYSGPYSEEVKPLVEVMLNNRVAVRVDVERIRSWDHRKLGMPALDLGGSTAAFL from the coding sequence ATGGGCGTGAACCAGCGCGGCAAGATCACCATGACGGACGAGGAGGTCGCCGCCTTCCTGAACGAGCAGCGGGTCGCCACCCTGGCGACCAACGGCCCGAGCGGACGGCCCCACCTCGTCGCCATGTGGTACGCGGTGCTCGACGGCGTCCTGTGGTTCGAGACCAAGGCCAAGTCCCAGAAGGCCGCGAACCTGCGCCGCGACGGGAACGTGACCGTGATGGTCGAGGCGGGCCACACCTACGACCAGCTCCGCGGCGTCTCCCTGGAGGGCACCGCCGTCGTCGTCGACGACCCCGCCGCGCTCTGGGAGGTCGGCGTCAGCGTCTGGGAGCGTTACAGCGGCCCCTACTCAGAAGAGGTCAAGCCCCTGGTCGAGGTGATGCTCAACAACCGCGTCGCGGTCCGCGTCGACGTCGAGCGGATCCGCTCCTGGGACCACCGCAAGCTCGGCATGCCCGCCCTGGACCTCGGCGGCTCCACCGCCGCGTTCCTCTAG
- a CDS encoding TetR family transcriptional regulator produces the protein MSHSEPEGLRIRKRHATNARIAASAARLASRQGLAATTVDQIAEDAQVGRSTFFRYFDGKENAVAEGVTGPWLTMITDALARQPADLGALDAVIAAFGELADILPPDRAQLSDLARLTRTSTTLKAWTLQTYQRYETAIADLIAPRVPGLAEHDPRPRLLAAYVMASVRISLDDWMQHGGSLPDRIRAALTALSVGPE, from the coding sequence ATGTCCCATAGTGAACCGGAGGGCCTCCGGATCCGCAAGAGGCACGCGACCAACGCCCGGATCGCGGCCTCGGCGGCCCGCCTCGCCTCCCGGCAGGGGCTCGCCGCCACCACCGTGGACCAGATCGCCGAGGACGCCCAGGTCGGCCGCTCGACCTTCTTCCGCTACTTCGACGGGAAGGAGAACGCGGTCGCCGAAGGCGTCACGGGCCCGTGGCTCACCATGATCACCGACGCGCTCGCCCGCCAGCCCGCCGACCTGGGCGCCCTCGACGCCGTCATCGCCGCCTTCGGGGAGCTCGCCGACATCCTGCCGCCCGACCGGGCGCAGCTCAGCGACCTCGCCCGGCTGACCAGGACGTCCACCACGCTCAAGGCCTGGACCCTCCAGACCTACCAGCGCTACGAGACCGCGATCGCGGACCTCATCGCCCCGCGCGTGCCCGGCCTCGCCGAGCACGACCCGAGGCCCCGGCTGCTCGCCGCATATGTCATGGCCTCGGTCCGGATCTCCCTCGACGACTGGATGCAGCACGGCGGCTCGCTCCCCGACCGCATCCGGGCGGCCCTCACCGCGCTGTCCGTCGGCCCGGAGTAG
- a CDS encoding CBS domain-containing protein: MQSSDPRDRRTVADAMLLSPKVHGRDTTVADAAVVLRNDHVHAVLVVDGAVLLAVVERGDLGAPPHLPARSAGRLGERVARPGDDLETARRAMAVAGRRRLAVVGEGDVLLGLLCLKRTGLGFCSDEGVEARAAERRAASAEDLAQTP, from the coding sequence ATGCAGTCCTCGGACCCGCGCGACCGCCGGACGGTGGCCGACGCCATGCTCCTCTCGCCGAAGGTGCACGGCCGGGACACGACCGTCGCGGACGCGGCGGTGGTGCTGCGCAACGACCATGTCCACGCCGTCCTGGTCGTCGACGGTGCGGTGCTGCTCGCGGTGGTCGAGCGGGGCGATCTCGGCGCGCCGCCGCACCTGCCCGCGCGGTCGGCCGGGCGGCTCGGGGAGCGGGTCGCACGGCCCGGGGACGATCTGGAGACCGCGCGGCGGGCCATGGCCGTCGCCGGACGCCGCCGCCTCGCCGTCGTCGGCGAGGGCGACGTCCTGCTCGGCCTGCTCTGCCTGAAGCGCACCGGCCTCGGCTTCTGCTCCGATGAGGGCGTCGAGGCGCGCGCCGCGGAACGCCGCGCGGCCTCGGCCGAGGACCTCGCCCAGACGCCGTAG
- the surE gene encoding 5'/3'-nucleotidase SurE has product MFRLVGKGTSKRRRGGVIAAGAAVAAGLALLPAAANAQKPVGGPDGSGALKGAKILLSNDDSVQAAAADGADGRGLYFLRRSLCAAGADVVVVGPWQQQSGRARSISQAPQVALAAPTKIPAGFEGDCSTAPSKGVVLGACAATACTPTTASVTPADAVELALSAYLPQQPGWADGPDLVLTGTNSGANIDIAVNMSGTVGAATTAAEHGVPAIAVSANGSGLTSAPTDLTYRTAADFAAKTAARLLGRKGAADRLGEDKLLLNINVPDVTAGKTPTPRWTVMGDTPLGSLTYTADGKGGYRIGYTLADANTRLDPRSDTAALRDGRISIGAISVDRTADGKWLGSLNLAR; this is encoded by the coding sequence ATGTTTCGGCTGGTCGGCAAGGGCACGTCCAAGCGGCGGCGCGGCGGTGTGATCGCGGCGGGTGCGGCGGTCGCGGCGGGACTCGCGCTGCTGCCCGCGGCGGCGAACGCGCAGAAGCCCGTCGGCGGACCGGACGGATCGGGCGCGCTGAAGGGCGCGAAGATCCTGCTGTCCAACGACGACTCCGTGCAGGCGGCCGCCGCCGACGGGGCCGACGGGCGCGGCCTGTACTTCCTGCGTCGGTCGCTGTGCGCCGCCGGGGCCGACGTCGTCGTCGTCGGGCCGTGGCAGCAGCAGAGCGGCCGGGCGCGCTCGATCTCCCAGGCCCCGCAGGTCGCGCTCGCCGCGCCGACCAAGATCCCGGCCGGGTTCGAGGGCGACTGCTCCACCGCGCCGTCCAAGGGCGTCGTGCTGGGCGCGTGCGCCGCCACCGCGTGCACGCCGACCACCGCCTCGGTCACCCCGGCCGACGCCGTCGAGCTCGCGCTCAGCGCTTACCTGCCGCAGCAGCCGGGCTGGGCCGACGGGCCCGACCTCGTCCTCACCGGCACCAACTCCGGCGCCAACATCGACATCGCGGTCAACATGTCCGGCACCGTCGGCGCGGCCACCACCGCGGCCGAGCACGGCGTCCCGGCCATCGCGGTCAGCGCCAACGGCAGCGGCCTCACCTCGGCCCCGACCGACCTCACCTACCGGACGGCCGCCGACTTCGCCGCCAAGACCGCGGCCCGCCTCCTCGGCCGCAAGGGTGCCGCCGACCGCCTCGGCGAGGACAAGCTCCTCCTCAACATCAACGTTCCCGACGTCACCGCGGGCAAGACCCCCACCCCCCGCTGGACCGTCATGGGCGACACCCCCCTCGGCAGCCTCACCTACACCGCCGACGGCAAGGGCGGCTACCGCATCGGCTACACCCTCGCCGACGCGAACACCAGGCTCGACCCCCGCAGCGACACCGCCGCCCTGCGCGACGGCCGCATCAGCATCGGCGCCATCTCCGTCGACCGCACCGCCGACGGCAAGTGGCTCGGCTCCCTGAACCTGGCCCGCTGA